In Zalophus californianus isolate mZalCal1 chromosome 4, mZalCal1.pri.v2, whole genome shotgun sequence, the following proteins share a genomic window:
- the LOC113913673 gene encoding non-histone chromosomal protein HMG-14-like, whose translation MPKRKVSSAKGAAKEEPKKMSARLSANPALAKVETKPKKAAGKDKSSDEKVQTKGKGGAKGNQAEVANQETKEDLPAENGETKNEESPASDEAGEKEAKSD comes from the coding sequence ATGCCCAAGAGGAAGGTCAGCTCCGCCAAGGGGGCGGCGAAGGAGGAGCCCAAGAAGATGTCGGCGAGGTTGTCAGCTAACCCTGCTCTTGCAAAAGTGGAAACGAAGCCAAAAAAGGCGGCAGGAAAGGATAAATCTTCAGACGAAAAAGTGCAAACAAAGGGGAAAGGGGGAGCAAAGGGAAACCAGGCTGAAGTGGCCAACCAAGAAACGAAAGAAGATTTACCTGCAGAAAACGGAGAAACTAAAAATGAGGAGAGTCCAGCCTCCGatgaagcaggagagaaagaagccaagtcTGATTAA